A single genomic interval of Daucus carota subsp. sativus chromosome 1, DH1 v3.0, whole genome shotgun sequence harbors:
- the LOC108197522 gene encoding probable serine/threonine-protein kinase At1g09600, with the protein MEHDLAGLASWPGLKLTEPQIKCYIKQLLCGLHYCHSQGILHGDIKGSNLLLDHNGQLKIADFGLANYYDPEQFRPLTNRVVTIWYRPPELLLGANSYGTARMRMHSLPTTQCLT; encoded by the exons ATGGAACACGATCTTGCAGGACTTGCTTCCTGGCCTGGTCTAAAGTTGACAGAGCCTCAG ATCAAATGTTACATAAAGCAACTGTTATGCGGCCTTCACTATTGTCATAGTCAGGGCATATTGCATGGGGATATTAAAGGTTCCAACCTTTTGCTAGACCACAATGGACAATTAAAGATAGCAGACTTTGGTTTAGCAAACTATTACGATCCAGAGCAATTTCGCCCACTTACAAATCGTGTAGTTACC attTGGTATCGCCCACCTGAGCTCTTGCTTGGTGCCAATTCTTATGGCACTGCTAG GATGAGGATGCATTCTTTGCCGACTACGCAGTGTCTCACATGA